Sequence from the Gemmatimonadales bacterium genome:
CAGATCCAGCGTCTGCGCACCGCGCTCTGCAGCCCCCTCGGCGCCCTCGGCGACCAGCTGTTCTGGGCCGGCCTGGTCCCGGCCCTGATGTCGCTGGCGCTGGTGGGCCTCGCCCTTGGGGCCGGCGCGTGGATCCTGCTGCCGCTCGTGGTGCTGTACAACGTGGTCCGGGTGCTCGTCACCCGCTGGGCGCTCCTGACCGGACTCGACACCGGCCTGCAGGTGGGGACGGCCATCTCCGCCTCGTGGCTCCCGAAGGCCGTGTCGCGAATTGCCGGGCCGGCGGGGTTCTGCGCGGGGATGGCGCTGCCGATCGCCGGTGCCTGGTTGTTGGCGCCGTGGGTGGCTGCGATCCGCGCCCCGGTCCTGGTGACGCTCTTGAGCGGTGCCATCACGCTGGCGGCGCGACGGTGGGGCGGGGCGCGCTGGTCGTCACTCCGCGTCGGGCTGGTGCTGGCCGCATTCACTCTACTCTGGACGAGGTTTTCGCCGTGATCGAACGCCAAGCGACGATCGTGAATCCGCTGGGAATGCACGCCCGGCCGGCGGCCCGTCTGGTCAAGCTGGCCTCCGGCTTCCAGTCGCACATTGAACTCGTCAAGGACGACCTGGCGATCAACGGCAAGAGCATCATGGGTGTCATGATGCTCGCGGCCGAATGTGGCAGCAGCATCACGATCCGGGCCGAGGGGCCGGATGCCGAGGCCGCCCTCGACGCGCTCGTCACGCTGGTGGCGGAGGGGTTTGGCGAATCGTGACCGATCCGCGCCGGTTGCAGGGAATCGGGGTGTCCCCCGGGGTGGGCTTTGCGCCCGCCATGGTGGTGCACTGGGGGTTTCCGGACGTCCCTGACCGGACGGTGACGGAGCCGCAACTCGAGGGTGAAGTCGCCCGCCTGCACGCGGCGGTACGGGAAGCCGTGGCGGGGTTGGAGACGCTGCGGGAGCGCGTGCTGGTCCGGGCCGGGGTGGAGGAGTCGCGGATTTTCGAGGCGCAGATCCTGATGGTCCAGGATCCCGACTTCCTGGCCGGCGTCGAGTTGCTCATCCGGAAGAACCTGCTGAGCGCGGAGACGGCCTACGAATTCAAGGCGCTCGAGCTCCGGAACCTCTGGGCGAGTTCCGGCAGTGCGCAACTTCGCGAGCGGCTGGCGGATCTGACCGCGATTCAGCGGCGGGTCGTGTTGAAGCTGATGGGGCAGGCGGAGCGCGAGCCGTGGTCCGGCACGCTCGACGAGCAGGTGATCGTCGTGGCCCACGAGCTTTCTCCCGGCCTGACGGTGCAGCTCGACCGGGAGCATGTGGTGGGGCTGCTGAGCGAGGAGGGCACCCGAACCTCGCATGCCGCCATCCTGGCGCACTCCCTTGGCATTCCGGCGGTGATGGGCGTGGCGGGGGCCATCCAGCGCGTTCGGGACGGCCAGATGATTCTTATCGACGGTCGCACCGGCACGGTGATTCTGGAACCGACGCGGGGTGAGCTGGAAGAAGCGA
This genomic interval carries:
- a CDS encoding PTS system mannose/fructose/sorbose family transporter subunit IID encodes the protein MKGRGRALMRLMAVQGAWSYERMIGVGMGYASQPLLKDLGAGDPNRLREATARSAEFFNCHPYLAGLALGASARAEHDGVPGAQIQRLRTALCSPLGALGDQLFWAGLVPALMSLALVGLALGAGAWILLPLVVLYNVVRVLVTRWALLTGLDTGLQVGTAISASWLPKAVSRIAGPAGFCAGMALPIAGAWLLAPWVAAIRAPVLVTLLSGAITLAARRWGGARWSSLRVGLVLAAFTLLWTRFSP
- a CDS encoding HPr family phosphocarrier protein is translated as MIERQATIVNPLGMHARPAARLVKLASGFQSHIELVKDDLAINGKSIMGVMMLAAECGSSITIRAEGPDAEAALDALVTLVAEGFGES